The following are encoded in a window of Geobacter metallireducens GS-15 genomic DNA:
- a CDS encoding isovaleryl-CoA dehydrogenase, giving the protein MKAYPTLNFDLGETSSILRETVKEFAAKEITPRATDIDRDNHFPMDLWPKMGQLGLLGVTVSEEYGGAAMGYLEHVIAMEELSRASASVGLAYGAHSNLCVNQIFRNGNESQRRKYLPKLISGEHVGALAMSEPGAGSDVVSMRLRADKKGDRFILNGNKMWITNGPHADTLVVYAKTDMNAGPRGITAFLIEKGFKGFSTAQKLDKLGMRGSDTCELVFENCEVPEENILGGVGRGVNVLMSGLDYERAVLASGPLGIMQACMDVVVPYLHERKQFDQPIGQFQLMQGKIADMYTTLNASRAYVYAVANACTRGETSRKDCAGAILYAAEKATWMALEAIQCLGGNGYINEYPTGRLLRDAKLYEIGAGTSEIRRMLIGRELFEETVHA; this is encoded by the coding sequence ATGAAAGCATATCCAACTCTTAATTTCGATCTCGGCGAGACCAGCAGCATCCTCAGGGAAACGGTAAAGGAGTTTGCAGCTAAGGAGATCACGCCGCGTGCCACCGACATCGACCGGGACAACCACTTCCCCATGGACCTCTGGCCCAAGATGGGGCAACTGGGGCTCCTAGGGGTCACTGTTTCCGAGGAGTACGGCGGCGCCGCCATGGGGTACCTGGAGCACGTCATCGCCATGGAGGAGCTCTCCCGGGCTTCGGCCTCGGTGGGGCTGGCCTACGGCGCCCACTCAAACCTCTGCGTCAACCAGATCTTCCGCAACGGCAACGAGTCCCAAAGGCGGAAGTACCTCCCCAAACTCATCAGCGGCGAGCACGTGGGCGCCCTGGCAATGAGCGAGCCCGGCGCCGGCTCCGACGTGGTCAGCATGCGCCTGCGGGCCGACAAAAAAGGAGACCGCTTCATTCTTAACGGCAACAAGATGTGGATCACCAACGGCCCCCACGCCGACACCCTGGTGGTCTACGCCAAGACCGACATGAACGCGGGCCCCCGCGGCATTACCGCCTTCCTCATCGAGAAGGGATTCAAGGGGTTTTCCACGGCCCAGAAGCTGGACAAGCTCGGGATGAGGGGCTCCGACACCTGCGAGCTGGTCTTCGAAAACTGTGAGGTACCCGAAGAAAACATCCTCGGCGGCGTGGGCCGGGGGGTCAACGTACTCATGAGCGGCCTCGACTACGAGCGGGCGGTCTTGGCCTCCGGTCCGCTGGGGATCATGCAGGCCTGCATGGACGTGGTCGTCCCCTACCTCCACGAGCGGAAGCAGTTCGATCAGCCCATCGGCCAGTTCCAACTCATGCAGGGGAAGATCGCCGACATGTACACCACCCTGAACGCCTCCCGGGCCTACGTCTACGCCGTCGCCAACGCCTGCACCCGTGGCGAAACAAGCCGCAAGGACTGCGCCGGCGCCATCCTCTACGCAGCGGAAAAGGCCACCTGGATGGCCCTGGAGGCGATCCAGTGCCTCGGCGGCAACGGTTACATCAACGAGTACCCCACCGGTCGCCTCCTGCGGGACGCCAAGCTCTACGAGATCGGCGCCGGCACCAGCGAAATCCGCAGAATGCTCATCGGCCGCGAACTGTTCGAGGAAACGGTCCACGCCTGA
- a CDS encoding carboxyl transferase domain-containing protein encodes MSVLKSSINTTTEEFRTNADVMRGLVADLEDKVAQIKLGGGEKARAKHVERGKLLPRERIRQLLDVGSPFLELSQLAAWGMYSGDVASGGVITGIGRVSGRECMIVANDATVKGGSYFPSTVKKHLRAQEIAEANHLPCIYLVDSGGANLPQQDEVFPDRDHFGRIFYNQANMSGKGIPQIAVVMGSCTAGGAYVPAMSDESVIVRCQGTIFLGGPPLVKAATGEVVSAEDLGGADVHCRTSGVTDHYAANDGHALEVARRIVSNLNRVKRPELALREPAGPLYNPAELYGVIPTDTRKPYDVREVIARIVDGSEFDEFKQLYGTTLVCGFAHIFGYPVGIVANNGILFSESALKGAHFVELCSQRGIPLIFLQNITGFMVGSKYESGGIAKDGAKMVTAVACAKVPKFTVIIGGSYGAGNYGMCGRAYSPRFLWMWPNARISVMGGEQAASVLAQVKRDGIEAQGKTWPADEEEEFRRPIREQYETQGHPYYASARLWDDGIIDPADTRMVLGLGISATLNAPPMKTDFGVFRM; translated from the coding sequence ATGAGCGTACTGAAAAGTTCCATCAACACAACTACCGAAGAGTTCCGCACCAATGCCGACGTGATGAGGGGGCTGGTGGCCGACCTGGAGGACAAGGTCGCCCAGATCAAGCTGGGTGGCGGCGAAAAGGCTCGCGCCAAGCACGTTGAGCGGGGAAAGCTCCTTCCGCGGGAGCGTATCCGCCAGCTCCTGGACGTGGGTTCCCCCTTCCTGGAGCTGTCACAGCTAGCTGCCTGGGGAATGTACAGTGGTGACGTCGCCTCCGGCGGCGTCATCACCGGCATCGGCCGAGTCTCGGGCCGGGAGTGCATGATCGTTGCCAATGACGCCACGGTCAAGGGGGGGAGTTACTTTCCCAGCACGGTCAAAAAACACCTGCGGGCCCAGGAGATTGCCGAGGCGAACCACCTCCCCTGCATCTACCTGGTGGATTCCGGCGGAGCCAACCTCCCCCAGCAGGACGAGGTCTTCCCCGACCGGGATCACTTCGGCCGGATCTTTTACAACCAGGCGAACATGTCGGGCAAAGGAATTCCCCAGATTGCCGTGGTGATGGGCTCCTGCACCGCCGGCGGGGCCTATGTCCCGGCCATGTCCGACGAGAGCGTCATCGTCCGGTGCCAGGGGACCATCTTCCTGGGCGGCCCCCCCCTGGTGAAGGCGGCTACCGGCGAGGTGGTGAGCGCCGAGGACCTGGGTGGCGCCGACGTCCACTGCCGCACCTCCGGCGTCACCGACCACTATGCCGCCAACGACGGCCACGCCCTGGAGGTGGCCCGCCGGATCGTATCAAACCTGAACCGCGTCAAGCGCCCCGAGCTCGCCCTCCGGGAGCCGGCAGGCCCTCTCTACAACCCGGCTGAGCTCTACGGCGTCATCCCCACCGACACTCGCAAGCCCTATGACGTGCGGGAGGTTATCGCCCGCATCGTGGACGGCTCGGAGTTCGACGAATTCAAGCAACTCTATGGCACCACGCTCGTCTGCGGCTTCGCCCACATCTTTGGCTACCCGGTGGGGATCGTGGCCAACAACGGAATTCTCTTCTCCGAGTCGGCCCTCAAAGGGGCCCATTTCGTCGAGCTCTGCAGCCAGCGGGGGATCCCCCTCATCTTCCTCCAGAACATCACCGGCTTCATGGTGGGAAGCAAGTACGAATCGGGGGGGATCGCCAAGGACGGGGCCAAAATGGTGACCGCCGTGGCCTGCGCCAAGGTCCCCAAGTTCACGGTCATCATCGGCGGAAGCTATGGAGCCGGCAACTATGGCATGTGCGGCCGGGCCTACTCGCCGCGCTTCCTCTGGATGTGGCCCAATGCCCGGATCTCGGTCATGGGGGGAGAGCAGGCGGCCAGCGTCCTGGCCCAGGTAAAGCGAGACGGAATAGAGGCCCAGGGGAAAACCTGGCCCGCCGACGAGGAAGAGGAATTCAGGAGACCCATCCGAGAGCAGTACGAGACCCAGGGGCACCCCTACTATGCCAGCGCCCGGCTCTGGGACGACGGAATCATCGACCCGGCCGACACCCGGATGGTGTTGGGGCTCGGCATCTCGGCGACCCTCAACGCACCGCCCATGAAGACCGATTTCGGCGTCTTCCGGATGTAA
- a CDS encoding enoyl-CoA hydratase/isomerase family protein — MTTETILTQIDDRGVATLTMNRPELHNAFDDLLIAALTAELRRLEADDSVRVVILAASGRSFSAGADLSWMRRMADYTREENLTDAQVLAELMRTLATLKKPTIAQVQGAAFGGGVGLVACCDVAIASRRATFCLSEVKLGLIPAVISPYVVEALGPRAARRYFQSAEIFDAAEARGLGLVHEVTTEEELPAAVERLAATLLLNGPRAMAAAKELVARVASGPIDEAMIRDTAERIADTRASAEGKEGLSAFLEKRKPRWVKG, encoded by the coding sequence ATGACCACTGAAACCATCCTGACCCAGATCGACGACCGGGGCGTGGCGACCCTCACCATGAACCGGCCCGAGCTCCACAACGCCTTTGACGATCTCCTCATCGCCGCCCTCACCGCGGAACTGCGGCGGCTCGAAGCGGACGACAGCGTGCGGGTCGTGATCCTCGCCGCCTCGGGCCGAAGCTTCTCCGCCGGGGCGGACCTCTCCTGGATGCGCCGCATGGCCGACTACACCCGGGAGGAAAACCTTACCGACGCCCAGGTGCTGGCCGAGCTGATGCGGACCCTGGCCACCCTGAAGAAGCCGACTATCGCCCAGGTCCAGGGGGCCGCCTTTGGCGGGGGGGTGGGGCTTGTGGCCTGCTGCGACGTGGCCATCGCCAGCCGGCGGGCCACCTTCTGCCTCTCGGAGGTGAAACTGGGGCTCATCCCGGCGGTCATCTCCCCCTACGTGGTGGAGGCACTAGGTCCCCGGGCCGCGCGCCGCTACTTCCAGAGCGCCGAGATATTCGACGCCGCCGAGGCCCGCGGCCTCGGTCTCGTCCACGAGGTGACGACGGAGGAGGAGCTTCCCGCCGCCGTGGAACGCCTTGCCGCAACTCTTCTCCTCAACGGTCCCCGGGCCATGGCCGCCGCCAAGGAGCTCGTGGCCCGGGTCGCCTCCGGCCCCATCGACGAGGCGATGATACGCGACACCGCCGAACGGATCGCCGACACCCGCGCCTCCGCCGAGGGGAAAGAGGGGCTCTCCGCCTTCCTGGAAAAAAGAAAACCTCGCTGGGTGAAAGGATAG
- a CDS encoding acetyl/propionyl/methylcrotonyl-CoA carboxylase subunit alpha: MFDTILIANRGEIACRVISTARRLGIRTVAVYSDTDADALHVTMADEAYHIGLAPARESYLRGDVILEVAARSGAQAIHPGYGFLSENAEFAEACAKAGVVFIGPPTGAIRAMGSKSAAKEIMEKAGVPLVPGYHGENQDPEFLGREAKRIGFPVLIKASAGGGGKGMRAVREAVEFPDALASAKREAQASFGDDRVLLEKYLTKPRHVEIQVFADTHGNAVHLFERDCSIQRRHQKVLEEAPAPGMKPALRKKMGEAAVAAASAIGYVGAGTVEFLLDEDGSFYFMEMNTRLQVEHPVTEMITGQDLVEWQLQVAAGAPLPCRQKDLAIGGHAIEARIYAEDPAKDFLPSIGRLAHLRTPAESANVRIDTGVGQGGEVSIYYDPMIAKLIVWDTDRAGALRRLQKALADYQVVGVTTNIGFLGSVAAHPAFAAADLDTGFIERHRTDLFPDPSLASDRTLALASLDVLLRRAAEAKRTALASADPYSPWHQTSGWRLNFDNHHDLHFLDGEKVVTITVHYRAEGYLLALPGGDLLVRGELDAAGDILADLGGARVKATVVRHGATLTIMKGGRSHTLAIHNPYALSGDEEGAGGRLTAPMPGKVVAVMVEPGERVEKGRPLMILEAMKMEHTIAAPRDGLVARLNFTVGSLVSDGAELLALADEEGV; this comes from the coding sequence ATGTTCGATACGATTCTCATTGCAAACCGGGGCGAAATTGCCTGCCGCGTCATCAGCACCGCCCGCCGCCTCGGCATCCGCACCGTGGCCGTCTACTCCGACACCGACGCCGACGCCCTTCACGTGACCATGGCCGACGAGGCGTACCACATTGGCCTGGCCCCTGCCCGGGAAAGCTACCTGAGAGGTGACGTCATCCTGGAGGTGGCGGCCAGGAGCGGCGCCCAAGCCATTCACCCCGGCTATGGCTTCCTTTCCGAAAACGCTGAATTTGCAGAAGCCTGCGCCAAGGCCGGTGTCGTATTCATCGGCCCCCCCACCGGGGCGATTCGCGCCATGGGCTCCAAGAGCGCCGCCAAGGAGATCATGGAGAAGGCCGGCGTCCCCCTGGTTCCCGGCTACCACGGCGAGAACCAGGATCCGGAGTTTCTGGGGCGGGAAGCGAAGCGGATTGGTTTCCCGGTCCTCATCAAGGCGAGTGCCGGCGGTGGCGGCAAAGGGATGCGGGCCGTGCGGGAGGCAGTGGAGTTTCCCGATGCCCTCGCCTCGGCCAAGCGGGAGGCCCAGGCCTCCTTCGGCGATGACCGGGTGCTCCTCGAAAAATACCTCACCAAGCCCCGCCACGTGGAGATCCAGGTTTTCGCCGATACCCACGGCAACGCGGTGCACCTCTTCGAACGCGACTGCTCCATCCAGCGCCGCCACCAGAAGGTGCTGGAGGAGGCACCGGCCCCCGGCATGAAGCCTGCCCTCCGCAAGAAGATGGGGGAGGCGGCGGTAGCCGCGGCCAGCGCCATCGGCTACGTGGGGGCGGGAACCGTGGAGTTTCTTCTGGACGAAGACGGCTCCTTCTACTTCATGGAGATGAACACCCGCCTCCAGGTTGAGCACCCCGTGACCGAGATGATCACCGGCCAGGACCTGGTTGAGTGGCAGCTCCAGGTGGCGGCCGGCGCCCCCCTCCCCTGCCGGCAGAAGGATCTCGCCATTGGCGGCCACGCCATCGAGGCCCGCATCTACGCCGAAGACCCGGCCAAGGACTTTCTCCCCTCCATCGGCCGGCTGGCCCATCTCCGCACCCCCGCCGAAAGCGCCAACGTCCGGATCGACACCGGCGTGGGCCAGGGGGGGGAGGTGAGCATCTACTATGACCCCATGATTGCCAAACTGATCGTCTGGGACACCGACCGGGCCGGGGCACTGCGCCGACTTCAGAAGGCCCTGGCCGACTATCAGGTGGTCGGGGTTACCACCAACATCGGCTTCCTCGGGAGCGTAGCGGCACACCCCGCCTTTGCCGCCGCAGACCTGGACACCGGCTTTATCGAGCGGCACCGGACCGACCTCTTCCCCGATCCCAGCCTGGCATCGGACCGGACCCTGGCCCTCGCCTCCCTCGACGTGCTCCTGCGCCGGGCCGCCGAGGCGAAGCGGACGGCCCTCGCCTCCGCCGATCCCTATTCCCCGTGGCACCAGACCAGCGGCTGGCGCCTCAACTTCGACAACCACCACGACCTCCACTTCCTGGACGGGGAAAAGGTCGTGACGATCACGGTCCACTACCGCGCAGAGGGGTATCTCCTTGCCCTGCCGGGGGGAGATCTCCTTGTCCGGGGCGAGCTGGATGCAGCCGGAGATATTCTGGCCGATCTGGGTGGGGCACGGGTTAAGGCCACCGTGGTTCGCCACGGCGCCACCCTCACCATCATGAAGGGAGGGCGGAGCCATACTCTGGCCATCCATAACCCCTACGCCCTCTCCGGCGACGAGGAGGGTGCCGGCGGCAGACTCACCGCCCCAATGCCGGGAAAAGTTGTGGCGGTCATGGTGGAACCGGGGGAGCGGGTGGAAAAGGGGCGCCCCCTCATGATCCTGGAGGCCATGAAGATGGAGCACACCATCGCCGCCCCCCGGGACGGACTCGTGGCCCGGCTCAACTTCACCGTCGGCTCCCTGGTGAGCGATGGGGCGGAACTTCTGGCCCTTGCCGACGAAGAGGGGGTCTGA